ACCATtctatttacatttacagtggCTTCCAAAGCCATCTGTAGTTGTTACAAGGCACAGCCAGTGTTTCAGGAGATGATGTAGCTGCCTGCCCCTTTTCAGTCTATGTCCCTCCCTGAATTGGACCACTTATCCTGATTACAACCTACTTGACCTCTCTCTATTTCCCTTAGGGTTCTGTTCTGGGTTACATAAAAGTGACTGCTAAAAATTTAATTGGGTAAATTAATTCAAGTAGATGTCTTAACCCAGGTAAAACTGTACATCTTTAGAAGCTTCAAATAGCCTGACTGCAGATGTGGATCATGGGCCTCAGAACCAGCCAAGTCTGTGGCACTTCATCAAGTCAAAAGAGGCTTGAATGATACTGTTCAAGACAATATTTGAAACTGGCAACAGTAATAAAGATGGCAGCTGAATCAGGCATTTCAAGCTTGTAAAGCTTAATAATACTGTGGGTCTCATCATAACAGGCTAGTCAGGAATAAATTACTAGCCTGTGTGAGGATATTTAAGCTGGGaaaaccagtttttaaaaacactataaGCAgggaataaaagggaaagaatTTGAAAGAGGACAAAGGTTACTTAGGAAGAGCCTACACTGAAATTTCAGGCAGCAATTTAAGAACCTGTTTTGGATTATAATCATCAAAACTGTCTTCTCTGTTTCACTTCTtcaaagaaagaaaccaaaatacCTACTGTATTGCCTGCTGTGTAGGGAAATGGGGGCTAAATTTGTACTCTAACCTCTAAAACAAAATCATTCCAAAACCCAATTGGAATGATTGTAAACGTTAATAAGTgagtaaaaattaagaaatgaccTTCCTTGTAACCTTAACATCCAAAACATTCATTTGTAAATGTGTTAGTTCAGGTTTACCCACCCTGCCATAAAAAGCAGATGACAAAATGTAACTGGATGGCCAAGAGATTTACTGGGGGAAAATCCTGCAAGGGATTGCAGGCTGAAATGCAGTTGTTTCCAGCACAGAAGAGAGGGGAGCGAGGAGGCTGAGGAGGGAGGTTCAGATGCAGTACAGCCTGAGGACAGTTCTTACCAGACCGATGGGGAGGCCTCCAGCCAAAGCCATCAGACAGAGAAAACCTCCTGCCCCAGCACAGACCCGCCTCAGCCTCCTCACAGTGCTCAGTTCCTGGCTAGGAGCAGTCCTTGGAAAGGGAGTGAGGCCTCAGCAAGAACAGGGTGTGGGGTCACAGGCCAAGCTGGGGTGGCCCACTGGATTCACTCCCCTCAGTGAGGGACCCAAGGGACCCATTTTCATGGCTGCCATGTAAATCCGATGCCCATAAATGGTGCCACTGATTATATGATGGAGCCGTACAATGTAGGTGTTTAACATGAACTAAAAGTTCCCAAAAGATGAAAGGTTcacaaattttatataataagtGCAAGAGGTATAATCTAACTTtgtaaataaaaacatgtgcCAACCTACAATTACTTTTAACAAACTGTCCTCCTTGATAATAAACTTAGATATTAAGAACAatggtttctttttgtttccagtCTTAGCAATCATCTCTCAAAGGTTCTTATGTACTATAAGAAATTCATGggcaaaaaattcaaaatgaccCACTAGTTTTACTCTTACCCAATTCTTGATGATTCAACAGCCTAAAACTGGGATTAAAAAATGATACTTCAGAGAATGTGCCAGACTATACTAAAAGAATAACCACGTGCtagccattttattttgttataggAAATTTCAATTTCCTGCCCCCAGGTtctgttgattctatttttaatgatattaaacaCTGAATTAAAAACCAGGATAATTTTCATTGGCatatttattctcattttcaaaaGGTTGGCAGCAAGAACTAGAAGTGTCACATTTTACTCAAGGGGCTTcgaggtgtgtatgtgtgtgtggaaggTGGGGATGGGTGTTTTGGGGAGAAGGCCACCAATTCTTTGGCTACTCAAAACGTTAACAATGCACTACACACTGACTATTTAAGCTGCTAAAGGCGTTTTGAAACTTGCCTCAAACAACGATAGTGCAGCCCATAAGGGAGCCTAGCAGTCTGTGGGGTACACACGTGAAGCACTGACATGATGTCTCCCCACTTCTCCTACAGATGATGACCTGCACAACCAAGGAAGTCACACTCCAAGTAACACGAGTGATGGATCAGGAAAGAACACCACCATTAACAATGAATTTGACACTATCGTCTTGCCTGTGCTTTACCTCATTATATTTGTGGCAAGCATCTTGCTGAATGGCCTCGCAGTGTGGATCTTCTTCCACATTAGGAATAAAACCAGCTTCATATTTTATCTCAAAAACATAGTGGTTGCTGACCTCATAATGACACTGACATTTCCATTTCGAATAGTCCATGATGCCGGATTTGGACCTTGGTACTTCAAGTTTATCCTCTGCAGATacacttcagttttattttatgcaaacaTGTATACTTCCATTGTGTTTCTTGGGCTGATAAGCATTGATCGCTATTTGAAGGTGGTTAAGCCATTTGGGGACTCTCGCATGTACAGCATAACCTTTACAAAGGTTTTATCTATTTGTGTTTGGCTGATCATGGCTGTTCTGTCCTTGCCAAACATGATTCTAACAAATGGTCAACTGACtaaggaaaatattcatgacTGCATGAAACTTAAAAGTCCCCTGGGAGTCAAATGGCATAAGGCAGTCATTTATGTCAACAGCTGCTTGTTTGTGGCTGTGCTTGTTATACTAATCGGATGTTACATAGCCATCTCCAGGTACATCCATAAATCCAGCAGGCAATTCATAAGTCAGTCAAGCAGAAAGCGAAAACATAACCAGAGCATCAGGGTGGTTGTGGCTGTGTTTTTTACCTGCTTTCTACCATATCACTTGTGCAGaattccttttacatttattcaCTTAGACAGGCTTTTAGATGAATCTGCACACAAAATCCTATATTACTGCAAAGAAATGACACTTTTCTTGTCTGCGTGCAATGTGTGCCTGGATCCAATAATTTACTTTTTCATGTGTAGGTCATTTTCAAGAAGACTTTTCAAGAAATCAAATATCAGAACCAGGAGTGAAAGCATCAGATCACTGCAAAGTGTCAGAAGGTCGGAAGTCCGCATATATTATGATTACACTGATGTGTAGGAGTCAAAGGCCACTTGGCCTTCTCTTGTTTGTTGAAGTCAATATGTACAAagtgtaaataaatatttcttttcattattcttgCTTTGGCCCATCAAAATATGGATAGAGAAAATGGTGTGAAATTTGGGTATAATTTGGCACTTAGAAAAACATCAAGGCATACCAAAAAGTGAGATAAACAAGAGGTTGTGTGGAGCTGAGCCGGAGGGTCCATGACTCCAAGTTGAAGGaggagacagcagagacaggaaaACCCAAAGCCAGGTGAGTGCCCTGCAGCCACGTCCCATGAAATGCTGCTGCTCTGAAGCCACTTCTGAGAgaacaggaagcacagagaagagagctCTCGCTAGGCTTGCAGTTTAAGATTTTGCTGTTTGCAGTACAACTCATTTATTGCTGGCATAACTGAGCAAATATTAACTGCCAGCTTTCTGTCATTCCATCTATGAACATTTAAGACTTTTGGCCATCATCCCCTTCACTGTGTTCATCAGTATCTTATGCACATTAGAAAACCTTGTGTAGTCTGGAGATAGGAGGGAAAGgttcatctatattttttaagCAATGTATTTGAAAGATACAGTTCAACTAACTGATTTTAAAGTTAAGTTTttttggagagagaaaaatgtgatTAAATATTAAGACAAGTGGACCTTGGATAAAACTCTCTGAACTTATGTTTGTCACTATTATACCCCTATGCTGCATTTAAATCCTCATGTGTTAGGGGTAGAGAATATAGGGCTTCATTATAACCAAGTATACATagtttatcaaaaaaaaaatgtttaatagtctttattttagaaaaactagTAAAttagtcttccctttaagatctATCTTACCTTTAACAAGGATGtcattagtttaaaattttcacCTTAAGTTGAAAGATAGTAttcaataaagcaagtcaaaaaagggtattttaaatattagaatattttctCCTTCTTTGAGATAAACCCTTgagcttttattctttttcaaagccTTCAGCCACTTGGGCCTGCCTAACTGCCTGATATGTTCCTAACACTGTACAAGTTGCTGGGGAAGCATTAAAAGAGTGAAGGTATGTTTGCTGATGAAAACAGGGCATTATGGTTAACAaagaacacacacatataaaacatTACAATACTGTCTTCAGACTCTTGTAAACTATATGCAAAATTCTAAAAAGCTGAAGTGGACCAAAATAAGGGCACAAGAATACTGTAGCCCAACAATGACTACCATCGTAAGGTCCAAGAACAGAATCTGGAGACCACTGAATGCCTGGTAGGTGAGTCAGGTTTGGCAGAGGCGTTGGTAGCAAAGGGGTTAAAAGAATTACCTGAGGACCTGTACCCATCTCTCCATCAAGATTACAATTCCATAAATTCTAATACATGAATTAATACACACCTCAGTGTCATTTATATAGCCACCTCCAACTCTGTGCCACTAACTAGGTTAAGGGAGCCATTTTTTCAGACCAGCTAATGAGGAAAGGCAGTTTGAAAGGCTAATTTCCTTCTACACCCTCCCCATAATGCCCAGGAGGAGTTACAGCTACTCAATATAAAAAGAAGGGAACAGTGCTGTGGCTGGGAAAATGCTCTCAATATGATGTACCCAGTCCTCTCCATCTCTTATTTCCACTACATCAGAGCTCCCAGTCAAAAATCTCAAAGGTGGTACTGCTTACTTCACTCTGCCTGAGTGTGCTGTTGAAGGCATGATCCCCTTAGAAACCAAAAACTATGAGCCTACCACAACTAACAGCATCAAATGGCTCCCGTTTAGTGCTCTGGAATTAACCAAACACTATTCATATCCCagacttcatttaatcctctaaTTCTGGCCTAAATtcgaagagatttttaaaatattttcagtctcattttaaaattggactGCTGCATAGTTAGCAGGCATATTTAATGTGATGGTGGTTTTATTCCCTGAAATGGCATTATTAAATCAGTGGATATCTTAAAACAGTAACTTAGGAAAAGAAATAGCATTAgccccatttttttaaaaaccatgtcaCAAAAAACATCAAAATCCCACAGTGGGATTTTATACTTTACACCAATGCCCACAGTGGTTACAAAAACTTATGTGTCTAGGCCTACTGTTTAGGCAAGTAAAA
The DNA window shown above is from Manis javanica isolate MJ-LG chromosome 3, MJ_LKY, whole genome shotgun sequence and carries:
- the GPR87 gene encoding G-protein coupled receptor 87 isoform X3 produces the protein MGLNLTLTKLPDDDLHNQGSHTPSNTSDGSGKNTTINNEFDTIVLPVLYLIIFVASILLNGLAVWIFFHIRNKTSFIFYLKNIVVADLIMTLTFPFRIVHDAGFGPWSFSRRLFKKSNIRTRSESIRSLQSVRRSEVRIYYDYTDV
- the GPR87 gene encoding G-protein coupled receptor 87 isoform X1, whose protein sequence is MGLNLTLTKLPDDDLHNQGSHTPSNTSDGSGKNTTINNEFDTIVLPVLYLIIFVASILLNGLAVWIFFHIRNKTSFIFYLKNIVVADLIMTLTFPFRIVHDAGFGPWYFKFILCRYTSVLFYANMYTSIVFLGLISIDRYLKVVKPFGDSRMYSITFTKVLSICVWLIMAVLSLPNMILTNGQLTKENIHDCMKLKSPLGVKWHKAVIYVNSCLFVAVLVILIGCYIAISRYIHKSSRQFISQSSRKRKHNQSIRVVVAVFFTCFLPYHLCRIPFTFIHLDRLLDESAHKILYYCKEMTLFLSACNVCLDPIIYFFMCRSFSRRLFKKSNIRTRSESIRSLQSVRRSEVRIYYDYTDV
- the GPR87 gene encoding G-protein coupled receptor 87 isoform X2 yields the protein MKDDDLHNQGSHTPSNTSDGSGKNTTINNEFDTIVLPVLYLIIFVASILLNGLAVWIFFHIRNKTSFIFYLKNIVVADLIMTLTFPFRIVHDAGFGPWYFKFILCRYTSVLFYANMYTSIVFLGLISIDRYLKVVKPFGDSRMYSITFTKVLSICVWLIMAVLSLPNMILTNGQLTKENIHDCMKLKSPLGVKWHKAVIYVNSCLFVAVLVILIGCYIAISRYIHKSSRQFISQSSRKRKHNQSIRVVVAVFFTCFLPYHLCRIPFTFIHLDRLLDESAHKILYYCKEMTLFLSACNVCLDPIIYFFMCRSFSRRLFKKSNIRTRSESIRSLQSVRRSEVRIYYDYTDV